ATATAACTAAGTTAGCTTAGAGCTAAAGCTAGGGTTTGcctgaggaaaccctaattccttagcttaAGGCCTAAGAAGCCCATGGACTCCCATTCCAAGGCCTTGGATGAAACTTCTAGGGACTCCCTAGAAGTTTTAATCCAACCTTTCTAAGGTGGTGCAAGAGCCCAAATccacaactatcaataaattgctaaatagcccctgcacttttaattaattcctttaatcccaaaattaattccaaattaaatattaattaaataatatgattcctaattaatatattatttccataatatattaataaatcatttattacaaTTTATCAACCAAATAATAAAATTTTTCTCTTTCTCAATAGGTCATCCTGTCTAGTTGTTAGTATGAAGAAAACCCAAAAGAACTATACTACTATCaattcaaatacatacaaattatagttacgagcttagaaATCAAATCCAACATAAAAATTATAGACTATTTTGAGTTTTATAAAATTGATTAAATTAATGTTTCTTTGGTAATTATAGTTTAGTAAGTATAATGTTATAGTTTTTGTGAATCGACTTACAAAAAACTCTAACACCATGGTTAATAAGACTATCATTACCAAACAAACATTAACttaataaattttataaacttcaaatataatattatttttgCATCATAAATTATTTTGTTGGTTTATTAAAAAACATGCAAATGATGCACTTTGTATACTCCCTACAAAATTATTCCTTCTtactgaacatatatatatatatatatatatatatatatatatatatatacatatatatatatatatatatatatatatatatatatatatatatatatatatatatatatatagggaagagttatatagaaaatgaatgattagggcaacacatatttgaaccaatgaaaacatgacaacacatcacttccataataacttccacaatacattacttgtgaagaaagaaatagacacgtgtcatttgattattggttccggtagatgttgccctagttatttgttttccatagaactcattcctatatatatatatatatatatatatatatatatatatatatataaatatatatatagagagagagagagagagaggttaatcGAGAATATGAAAAATGTCAAGAATGAGAAAACAGTTTTAGACCTTTGAAAATTAAACATGCAAGGCTAATATTAATTAGGTAAttatataattttcattttatttaaacatgttttatatttaaaatatatcaAAAGGGTACTTAATTAATTTCCTTAATGACTTGTTCCTTAATAGGGTGTTTGTGATTTCATTTTGAACCTCAATAACACTTTTAGACAATAGGGCGTATGGCAATAAAAGAAtgagcttttttttttttgattttttttaaatatttggaTTAGCTTTTGTAGCATGAAAAATCAATAACTCAAGTTGTTTTTCAATAGTGATTGTGTccatttatatatgttttaaggtGTATTTGTTGTTTACAACCTAAAAAGTTCTAAGAAATTCTGAAAAGTTAGAAAAATAATTTATTGAAATCTTATTTTTGAATGATTGATGGAGAGTTATTTGAAAAGTCATTTTCATATTACTAATCATTTTTTATTGACTTTTCAAAAATTCAATACAAcaataaactatttttaaataaaCTCTTTCTTAAATGAAATCTCAAAAGTCCTCTAAATCTAATCACTGTCATTTGATCTCGCATTCATCTTTTCTTCTCTTATATATACACTAGcaaatgcccgcgcgttgcgtaaAAATACCTATAtaattgaaatctttacaaatatatgttttcttaaatataacaataacattgttgttaaattcgatataataattcgtatacgaaattgatataatatattgattattttgaattatattataatatatacatatattaaaacTACATAATCTCAATTGTTCGAATGACCTCTACCCGCGGGTTTaatcataaatgaaaaaaaaatattggttAATGTAATTTGTAATtgttaattaatgttttaaaatttatttgtgtaacattttaatttctatcattgtaattatgtaaaaaacatcaaaaattgtttttgtttttaaaggtaacaacaTAACCGTTTATATAAAGTTAGTTTTacttattgttattgtaagttattttaagctacttatttgaaaatttaaatgattataaaaatatctttaggaaatattttagttaacttgagattacaatttagtttttgcatttaacactacaatttatcacttttaactattcataaaatattatttgggttttttaagtgaaactgaaatttatatttaagttgaccatgtaatgttatatttaaattaacaatttaaatattttatccatactgttcaaaagttgtagctttaaactgataatggtttacatataacaacatattaaatctaataaattaagtataatgtgTTAAAAATTAAAGACATAGCTTTattagtagaagtaaatatattattttaatattaaaatgtattttatttttgattgcactttaggtttgatatttatttaactttattaaccaacttataatcattattagaaagatacTACAACttgtcacttttaactatttacaaaatattctttgtgttgtttaagttgaactaaaatttatatttaagttgaccatatcatgttatatttaaattaacaatttaagtattttatccaaactgttcaaaacttGTAGCTTTAAAGTGATAAAGATTTACAAacaacaaaattttaaaattaataaataaagtataatatgttaaaagttaaagacataactttataaataaatgTTCAAAACTTGTAGCTTTAAAGTGATAAAGATTTACATacaacaaaattttaaaattaataaataaggtataatatgttaaaagttaaagacataactttataaataaaagtaaagatattattttaatatcaaaatgtagtttatatgtgattatactttaggtttgatatttatttaaaattattaaccagcttataattattattagaaataaattgaaaaataatgggagtttcaaatgaatatggtatcttgggagtttcaaatgtatcaggttcaaggaaaaatgttagctttataagatactagtttataacccgtgagaaccacgattataaaattaattaaactattataGTGAGAACTTAAAATTATCAatcaattatttcaaataaattattaagtaagagatattttttagttatataaaattataatcgtcaatttaaataaatatgttaaattatatcactttataatttgtattaattttaatttaatttttattataatgtaattagagtgagaaatttaaattttaaaatttaaaattgagaatTAATAGGTTGATAAATGACATGCATTAATGAAGAAGcctaatagggtgacacatgacaaaaatagaataaaatatgcattaattaggaggcttaataggatgacacatgacaaaaggaGATTAagactattcttttattagaataggagatatagatagatatagatatagatatagatatagatatagatatagatatctTCGTACATCTTTTCTTCTCTTACATATACATTGGAACCACATTTGCATCGATTCAAAAAGGGGTTGGTTTGTTATTTCTACAAGATCGACTATTCATCCTCTTCTACCCTAGAATCCCCTAtttaaatcaagaacacaagaacaAATCTAGGCCATATATTTCAAATCTGCAGCTTAAGCGCTCCAACGTACCGGTATGACgtaacagatatatatatatatatatatatatatatatatatatataactctgtgtctattcacatgtgattatttatgtatgaatatggtggtgttgatgatgatggatattcatatataaataagtacattcatatatgaataagaatGTGTCTATTCTTAAGTCATTATTCATATTTGAATATGGTTGTTGGTGTTGGAGGTGATGACAGTGATATGGATAGCGGTGGGTGTGGCAGTGGTGGTTGCAATGACGAAGGAGGTAAACACGATAATACCCTTAtctttatattcacatatgaataatacATTACTTCGTCGCGCCGCTACGGTGAAGGGATTTACAGCAAAAAAATGTGGCCCAGTGGTGGTTGCGATGATGTTGAtttatattcacaaatgaatattacATTCATTCGTCACCCCGGTAAATGGGGTGGTTTTGCGGCAAAAGAAAATGTTTTGCCCAAAATTGTTCTCGTGCTGTCAATTACATAATTGTTGTCATTTGAATTTAAgtgtgtctctctctctctctgtgtgtgtgtgtatatatatatatatatatatatatatatatatatatatatatatatatatatatatatatatatacactaggtgtgagacccgtatattatacgggttgattaaaacaaaatgttaatataaatgattaaatggaaaatttatttgaatttgaaatttaagataactgaaaattatgagaaaaaaacatgcaaaaaataaataaattaaaattatgtgtttagttatcaAATTTGTATCCTAACgggtaattataacaaaatgctaAACACAAatgtttaaactgtgaatttatttgaaattgaaattaaaatttagaatttcaaatttgaaattaatagtcattatggtaggtttaatttatggaagttatattaatgatatattggaaatgaaaattgaagtaaatgacaagtggaaaataaatatatatctcAACATAATGACAAAATGACAAGTGGTCAATTGAATGAGAGAataacatgtggcaaaatcattcttatttattaaggtAGATGAATATTTATacactagttgtgaaacccgtatattatacgagttgattaaaacaaaatgttaaataaaaacgattaaatgagaagtttatttgaatttgaaatttgaaataaataaaaattatgagaaaaaaaacatgcaaaaaataaataaattaaaattattgtttagttatcagacccgtatactaaacatgttaattataacaaaatgttaaacacaaaggtttaaactgtaaatttatttgaaattgaaattgaaatttaaaatttaaatttgaaattaatatcattatgtaggtttaatttatggaaactaattaatactatattagaaatggaaaatgaaataaatgacaagtggaaaataaatatatatctaaattatcacaaaatgacatgtggcaaattgaatgagagaaggacatgtgacaaaatcattcttatttattagggtatatatatatatatatatatatatatatatatatatatatatatatatatatatatatatatatatatatatatatatatatataacaaaataaacGAAGGAACCAAAGAACCAATGGTAATCGTCGAATGCAAATAACAATGTCAAAAAAGATGTATATTTTTTAGTTGGACATGTATTTAAtggattaaaaaaaccattttttatatgtttgtatgtttttgttaacttttagcGGTGATGATTGTCGCCGGTAATACTCTTATTTCTTGTAGTGTTATAACGAAGTGATTAGATGAATCTTGTAGAGTTGTCACTATTATGAAGTAAAAATCAACAATATATTCcttaatcatataatatttttTCTTAGAATAAACCAAAATAAATATGACATTGTACAAGAGTAATAAGTACTATTATATGAAGTACGATCTACATTTAttcttatttttttgttttgtttccaGACTTACTACTTTCAGAATCAGCACTACGTTTAACTCCTCGTTGTCCTTCAGGTAGCTTGTTTGTTTGGGGTGGTTTCTTTGGCTTTTTAAGAAAGTTCATGAACCATATTGCAGAGTTCTTTGGGTACCTTGTGTATTTTCCGTCCTTATAATCTATATAAAATAGACCGAAACGAACCGAAAATCCATTTACCCACTCAAAATTATCCATCAATGACCATGCAAAGTACCCCACTACTCTCACGCCATCCCTACAAAAGTGTAACGAGTTTGATTAGAATGGAGGGGAAGTAAAGAAAATGATCATTTGATTCATAACATATTATATTGCACAACATTACTTCATTGCTTGTAGCATGCTTTTTAGATGTGCATCATGATAATCAATCCGTTCATTATCAACAAGAGCTTCTTCAATTTTGAGATTGTTATTATTTGCGTCAGGCCACCCTACAAACATGGTGAAGTTAAATTCATAATGTTTTGAATAAACTACGATGAACTAATTAAGTAAATATTTGTACGAAAATATCGTAACTATTACCATTTTCAGTTATGTTAATCAATGGATTTCCATAGGTATGTTTTATGTGCACCAACAATTTGTAGAATCCATGTGGATACGAATAAAACCAAGAAACACCTCCCTACATTGATCAACgagaaataaattaaattaaagtgACAAGATATGATAGAGCCACATCTCTTACTATTAAAATCGTACCTGTGGGCCGATAGGTCTCCCTTTAAGATCGACTGAAAAAAAAACGTAAAGGTTGGTTTAGACGTTTAGTATTTCGTTGAATCAACGTTAACATTTGTTGAGCATAAAACTCATATTCCTTTGTTTTTGTGATGTCACACCATATACCTTAAACTACAAAAGTAGGCTAAATTGGAATAAGGTTTAATTCACGTAGGATTGATCTTTAAACATACCAGGTTGCTGGAGGACCATAGTGTCATTCGAGTAGGAAACCACATCAGTTGGTTGTGAAGTGGTGGCGTATTGTGAAATATAGTAATTTAAGCCAACAAAATCGTAAGACCCCTTCAGTAATTTCGCCTGCTCTTTTGAGAATTTAGGCAATCGATCACCAACATTTTTTATCATTGTGTCAGGGTATTTGCCACTAAAGCAGGGCTCCATGAACCTATGCCAAAGTTCACATTGTATATAAAGCAATTCAAATAGGAGTACAAAAATAAGATTCTTAAGAAAAATGATTTCAACCTAAAGCTACGAGAATTTTGGATTCACTACTCCAATATTGTTATAAACGAAGGTTTTAAAAATGTGTGTTGTGACGAGAacggctatttttgtaattttgttacACTTGgactattttatttaattttttcttatatatatggacCATTTAAGTAGTTTTTTTCTTACATATGGACTGATTTTACAACTTTGTTACGTATGtatcatttatgtaattttgtctatttACTATAGAGGAACCATTTCTATAAATTTATGTAGACCGGTATGGTTTCTATAATGTTTTTACTCATGgactatttatataattttttttttcatggaggaacaatttttgtcattttctctattTGAAACATGTGGACaattttcgaaaattttctcATAAAGGGACCACTgatgttattttatttatttgaaaactataTAGACCAAAAGTGCTATTCATTTAGAAGAAAAAAACACTACAGAAATAACATGACCTTAGGAACAatgtttaacattttataaaaagttaTAATATATAATGGGTCTCAAGATGTAGAAGATTTTCTATGGCTTAGGGCGTGCTTGGCACGAaacttttggaagcgtttgggagcttctaggttttagcttttgataaaatgctatagtttaaacaaaaaacttaaTTTGACAGTACGGGCGTTTAGCTTTTAATTTTAACAAAATGCttcgattctaaaagctactgcatgtagcgtttaacaaaatgcTCATgaacttttgaaatcaattttcataattaccgttaaaaatatatttatatatttatttatttttaatatattgacattttatgtaattttatatatttcaaaagcttccagttacttttgtcaaacattcatataacaaataaaagctacaactTTCCGCTACCAGCTACCGCTACACGCTACCAGCTAACCACTACCCGCTTTCAGCTAAtcgctacttttgccaaacactaCCTTACACTAATTGGCAAAAGGCCTTCTTTGGCGTTGCATTTGTGTAcgaagtttctccattttgttcTTGTCTTATATTATGTAATATAGgtgtttttaactttttattaataaaacaaTTCAGTTGTTATTAAGTAGCCACATTTCATTCGTTAGTAGTTTCTAATCTAAGGGTTATAATTGAAAGTGTTGTTAATCGATTTTATTGACGGTTGAATCGTTAAGAGTAAATTACTAGCTATACTTTTTAGTTAATAGTTGCCTTAATTAAATATTCATAAATTGGGTTAATCCACTTAACTAACAAGATGTCTAACAAAGTGTTTCTAACAAGGAGGTCTAGGGTTTATTTACAAATTTATACTAACTtgctgtttaaaaaaaaatattcctTAAATACTTTTAAAGATTGCTTGTTTTTTAAATGTTCTTTTttatctgaaaaagaaataattttatcaaaattcataatttttattttctataattagaTATCAATATCCATTTACCTTTtagaaaaatgtattattttataactCAATTTCTAGTCCTAATTGATTGATCACAATTTTGGATTCATCATTGATAGTATACTCGTCATTTACATGAGTATATTCATGGTATAAACAAGAAATCGTTTGATATTGGAAGTTCGATGCAGATGATGATCATTCATAATagaatgaaaatatgaaaatCGTTAATAGTCATCATATATATATGAGAATGATCATAAGAAATTGCAAACTACACCATCTTAGCGTCCCGTCACATGTCAACTTATGAGAATGATCATAAGAAATTGCAAACTACACCATCTTAGCGTCCCGTCACATGTCAACTCATCCTAAGGTCAGATAGAAGTTTAATTGCAGAACAGTAACAATATTTTGAACAAAGCGAAGTTTGAATCCTAGACCTCGAGTGTTGAATTTCACACATCAACAATTAGATTTTTATCTCATGATCGAGAATGAATAGAATGTTCAACGAGAATAGTTAGATACTTTAAGTTTACTCTAAAAGGTGACCATTTGTATGATAATGAACATGACAATCATTGATATTCATTACTAACATGAGAATTGCCATATTATACAGCAAGAAATCGTTAGATACTGTAAGATTGATGatcattaattaatattagaATACAAAAATGACAACCGTTGATATTTAACATTCACATGAAAATAACCATATATACAATGAAATTATTGTGTATGTGACGATTTCTCATTCTGTGCCATGGCCATTATCATGTGATTATGTAAATGTTGAATATCAACAATTATCGAGTAATCATTCAAGTATGAATAAAAGAGTTATGTTCTTATAACTAAAAATGGAAGTCGAGTTGTaacataaaaaattattaaatatgtcaatattaatacttaattataaaaataagaaattaataattttaataaattttgtttgatatAACATAagtgttaaaatataaataaaataaacaatataAGTCGTTAAGGGTAGTTGGGCATCTGTTAGCATAAATTAAGGTGGTTAAGATGGGTGTATCTAAGCTTAAAGCCTTAAACACATATGTACGTATGAGGGGTGGACGTACACTGCCtccacaacaacaaaaaaaatttcattaaaaaatatgtttctttcataataatatattttgacttctaaaaaatattttgatCCCACAAAAACGTTAATACTTTCCCCCCGGCTTTGAAATTTTTTTAGGTCCGtctttatatgtatgtatatatgtacgtatgtatgtattgtatgtatgtataaatatattattgtatCTATGAATATGAAGTACATGAAGTAGATAGACTCACCATCCAAAATGGAAATCCATCCCTCTAAGAGCTGCGTCCCTATCTTCGACTTTTTGTACATCAAGTGGCTCTAAATACGCTGCATCGAGCGTAATCCCAATCTTACCTCCTTGACTTTCCTGTAGATTTTGTTATACATCAACTTgttcatatatttatattttatgatccgtgaattttgttaatttttgcaTGAAAAATATGAACacaaataaattaatataataaaGAAGATGAATATCAATTGATGAGACAATATATATAGGATATATTACTTGAAATTTTTGACGATATAGCTCCACCACAGTAGCATGACAAAGGAGTAAGTTGTGGGCTACAATATACGGCTCAGTGGCAGCATTCCCGATGTTACTTCCGTGAGCCCCTCGGCCAGGTGGGAATATACCAAACTCATATCCGGATATAGCATAATTTGCAGGTTCGTTCATTGTGATCCAATTCACAACCCGATCACCAAACTCCCAGAAGCACAATTCAGCATATCCCTTAAAATCACATCTAATAATCAAGTATACACAACATTAATACCCTAGTTATTTTCatattgttatttaaaaaaactcAAATAGTTTTAACTGCATTATGCATGGGGTCATTTTGTTTTACTTACATAATTTTTTCATCTAAGAAACCCAAGTATTCTTGTTCAAGGCAATTGGGAGTGTCCCAATGCCATATAGTGATATATGGTGTAATTCCATTGTGTATAAGCTCATTGATTAGGTTATTGTAGTAGTCAACCCCTTCTttgttgatgccattgtttagTCTTCCACCTAAAATATGAATTCAAATTTAAGTAAAATGCatgtaagtattttttttttttttcatttttcaagtaACTTGCCTGGTAATATTCTACTCCATGAAATTGAGAATCTATATGCATTTAGACCCATTTTCTTCAGCATTTGTACATCTTCCtgtttatatatacaaaatatatttaagaataaaaaGGTTTAATagattaatgaaactttaattaatttaagagTACACCAAAGTTAATTATAGAAGATAACCTTGATCTTGAAATAAGAGTTAACACCATTAATTCCACTATCCCCATTAGCGATAGCAGCTGCAATATAATTCGAAACAAATTTTCATCAAGGTAAATTAAAGTTCCGGAAGAAAACGAGTGTGGTCTAGTgttcaataaaaaaataattgatGAGACAAACCAGGTTTTTCGATGCAGAATGTATCCCAGATGCTTGGACTTCTTCCATATTCAGAAGCAGCACCTTCAATCTATGAGTAATAAGAACGTGATATCATAATCTTGGATTAATATTTCATACGTCTTTCAGTAAAAAACCCTATATCctgattaatattttaatatttgacGTTGTAAATTTTCTAATAACATTTTCAAACGGTTTATGAATTAAAAAATTATGATTCATTATTCCGTTAACTTTAACCTCTAAAT
The genomic region above belongs to Lactuca sativa cultivar Salinas chromosome 4, Lsat_Salinas_v11, whole genome shotgun sequence and contains:
- the LOC111907831 gene encoding beta-glucosidase 24, giving the protein MNVMNMEVQSSPSTNKLSRADFTELESDFTWGAATSAYQIEGAASEYGRSPSIWDTFCIEKPAAIANGDSGINGVNSYFKIKEDVQMLKKMGLNAYRFSISWSRILPGGRLNNGINKEGVDYYNNLINELIHNGITPYITIWHWDTPNCLEQEYLGFLDEKIICDFKGYAELCFWEFGDRVVNWITMNEPANYAISGYEFGIFPPGRGAHGSNIGNAATEPYIVAHNLLLCHATVVELYRQKFQESQGGKIGITLDAAYLEPLDVQKVEDRDAALRGMDFHFGWFMEPCFSGKYPDTMIKNVGDRLPKFSKEQAKLLKGSYDFVGLNYYISQYATTSQPTDVVSYSNDTMVLQQPVDLKGRPIGPQGGVSWFYSYPHGFYKLLVHIKHTYGNPLINITENGWPDANNNNLKIEEALVDNERIDYHDAHLKSMLQAMKDGVRVVGYFAWSLMDNFEWVNGFSVRFGLFYIDYKDGKYTRYPKNSAIWFMNFLKKPKKPPQTNKLPEGQRGVKRSADSESSKSGNKTKK